The following coding sequences lie in one Kitasatospora azatica KCTC 9699 genomic window:
- a CDS encoding glycosyl hydrolase family 18 protein, translating to MPRHLTSTCSALLAVGALALGTTTATAAGPAHAATPAHHVVAYYQTQYSNGSYVSPLPLRGTATDIDVAAVHLNSDHTVHLNDDPPSAAKFTRMWADLAALQASGIRTEAMVGGAAQGSFANLANDFNTFYPLLRDTLRTYHFDGVDLDIEETFSLADTEHLITQLRTDFGSGFVINLAPVASDLSGGSTFSGGFDYAQLEADLGSRISWYNAQFYCGWGSLSAGYDYDDVVANGFAPSRVVAGTVTNSANCSGYVRPNRLGSTLRSLAAKYPGFGGVAGWEYFNAVPVNGTGPASWYAAAKKAMG from the coding sequence ATGCCCCGTCACCTCACCTCGACCTGTTCGGCCCTGCTCGCCGTCGGCGCCCTGGCACTCGGCACCACCACGGCCACCGCCGCCGGGCCGGCGCACGCCGCCACCCCCGCCCACCACGTGGTGGCCTACTACCAGACCCAGTACAGCAACGGGAGTTACGTCTCCCCGCTGCCACTGCGCGGTACCGCCACCGACATCGACGTGGCCGCCGTCCACCTCAACAGCGACCACACCGTCCACCTCAACGACGACCCGCCGTCCGCCGCCAAGTTCACCCGGATGTGGGCCGACCTGGCCGCCCTGCAGGCCTCCGGCATCAGAACCGAGGCGATGGTCGGCGGCGCCGCCCAGGGCAGCTTCGCCAACCTGGCCAACGACTTCAACACCTTCTACCCGCTGCTGCGCGACACCCTGCGCACCTACCACTTCGACGGCGTCGACCTCGACATCGAGGAGACCTTCTCGCTCGCCGACACCGAGCACCTGATCACCCAGTTGCGCACCGACTTCGGCAGCGGCTTCGTGATCAACCTGGCACCCGTGGCGAGCGACCTGTCCGGCGGCTCCACCTTCTCCGGCGGGTTCGACTACGCCCAGCTGGAAGCCGATCTGGGCAGCCGGATCTCCTGGTACAACGCCCAGTTCTACTGCGGCTGGGGATCACTCTCGGCCGGCTACGACTACGACGACGTGGTGGCCAACGGCTTCGCCCCGTCCCGGGTGGTCGCCGGCACCGTGACCAACTCCGCCAACTGCTCCGGCTACGTCCGCCCGAACCGGCTGGGCTCGACGCTCAGGTCGCTGGCCGCGAAGTACCCCGGTTTCGGCGGGGTCGCGGGTTGGGAGTACTTCAACGCCGTCCCCGTGAACGGCACCGGTCCGGCGAGCTGGTACGCCGCGGCCAAGAAGGCGATGGGCTGA